One Terriglobia bacterium genomic region harbors:
- the sucD gene encoding succinate--CoA ligase subunit alpha, with protein sequence MSILVDKNSRVVVQGLTGKEGTFHARTCMEYGTQIVAGVTPGKGGTYHSLDGANHPSVPVFNTVADAVKTTGANVSVIFVPPPFAADAVMEAADAALALVVCISEGIPTLDMVRAWRYLQEKKTTRLIGPNCPGIISPGRCKVGIMPGHIHKEGNVGVVSRSGTLTYEAVDQLTRRGIGQSTCIGIGGDPIIGTTHLDAIRMFNQDPETHAIVMIGEIGGTAEEEAAAYVKEHVRKPVIGFVAGQTAPPGRRMGHAGAIIAGGKGTAAEKMKAMRDAGIFVVESPAEIGAMVEKTLRK encoded by the coding sequence ATGAGCATTCTCGTTGACAAGAATTCCCGCGTCGTGGTCCAGGGGTTAACCGGGAAGGAAGGCACATTCCATGCCCGGACGTGCATGGAATACGGGACTCAAATCGTTGCGGGAGTCACCCCGGGGAAGGGAGGAACGTACCATTCGCTGGACGGTGCGAATCATCCCTCGGTTCCCGTGTTCAACACGGTCGCGGATGCCGTCAAGACCACAGGAGCGAATGTTTCGGTCATCTTCGTGCCACCTCCCTTTGCGGCCGATGCCGTCATGGAGGCCGCGGACGCGGCATTGGCGCTGGTTGTTTGCATCTCCGAAGGGATTCCGACCTTGGACATGGTACGGGCCTGGCGATATCTTCAAGAGAAGAAAACGACGCGCCTGATCGGTCCCAATTGCCCGGGTATCATCTCGCCCGGAAGGTGCAAGGTGGGGATCATGCCGGGACACATTCACAAGGAGGGCAATGTCGGCGTGGTGTCCCGAAGCGGGACCTTGACCTACGAGGCGGTAGACCAGCTGACACGGCGTGGGATCGGACAATCGACGTGCATCGGCATTGGGGGTGACCCGATCATTGGAACGACCCACCTGGATGCCATTCGAATGTTTAATCAGGATCCGGAAACCCATGCCATCGTCATGATCGGAGAGATAGGCGGGACGGCAGAGGAGGAGGCGGCCGCTTATGTGAAAGAGCATGTCAGGAAACCGGTCATCGGTTTTGTCGCCGGACAAACAGCCCCTCCCGGACGACGCATGGGTCATGCCGGCGCCATCATCGCCGGCGGCAAAGGGACCGCCGCTGAAAAAATGAAGGCCATGCGCGATGCCGGGATCTTCGTCGTTGAATCACCTGCGGAGATTGGGGCGATGGTCGAGAAGACACTCCGGAAGTAA
- the sucC gene encoding ADP-forming succinate--CoA ligase subunit beta, whose product MKIHEYQAKEILAKYQVKIPRGRPATTAEEARKIAVELGGPVVVKAQIHAGGRGKGGGVKLAKTPEEAARLAGQMLGMKLVTHQTGPEGRIVQRLLVEEALHIKKEYYLGIVIDRTAGKPVFMASAAGGMEIEEVAAKSPELILKEWIDPGIGFQAYQARKLAFGLGLAPELVNKAVQFMTALFQAFHSTDGSLAEINPFLLTEEGDFYALDAKINFDDNALFRHKEFASLRDLNEEDPLEVDASKYNLNYIKLDGNVGCMVNGAGLAMATMDIIKYAGGMPANFLDVGGGASAEQVKNAFRILMSDKNVKAVLINIFGGILRCDTLATGVVEAAKELALSIPIVVRMEGTNVERGRQILKESGLNFTVGLNMKDAAEKVVALASHSMPGASVH is encoded by the coding sequence ATGAAAATCCACGAGTATCAGGCGAAAGAGATTCTGGCAAAGTATCAGGTGAAAATTCCGAGAGGGCGGCCGGCGACGACAGCGGAGGAAGCCAGAAAGATTGCCGTGGAGCTGGGAGGTCCCGTCGTGGTGAAGGCGCAAATCCACGCTGGCGGACGGGGAAAAGGAGGTGGTGTGAAATTGGCCAAAACGCCGGAGGAAGCGGCCCGCCTTGCCGGACAAATGCTCGGGATGAAACTGGTGACCCATCAGACCGGCCCCGAGGGAAGAATCGTACAGCGCCTCCTGGTGGAAGAGGCCCTGCACATCAAAAAGGAGTACTACCTCGGCATCGTGATTGACCGCACCGCCGGGAAGCCTGTCTTCATGGCCAGTGCCGCGGGGGGCATGGAAATCGAAGAGGTCGCCGCCAAGAGCCCCGAGTTGATCCTGAAGGAGTGGATCGATCCGGGAATCGGATTTCAAGCCTACCAGGCTCGCAAGCTGGCCTTTGGATTGGGGCTCGCTCCCGAACTCGTGAATAAAGCGGTACAGTTCATGACCGCTTTGTTTCAGGCGTTCCACTCGACGGATGGTTCCCTGGCTGAAATCAATCCCTTCCTATTGACCGAAGAGGGTGACTTCTACGCCTTGGACGCCAAAATCAACTTTGACGACAACGCCTTGTTTCGGCACAAGGAGTTTGCCTCGCTCCGCGACCTGAACGAAGAGGATCCGCTGGAGGTGGACGCCAGCAAGTACAATCTGAATTACATCAAACTCGACGGCAATGTGGGATGCATGGTGAATGGGGCCGGACTGGCCATGGCCACGATGGACATCATCAAGTACGCAGGGGGCATGCCCGCCAATTTTCTCGATGTCGGGGGAGGAGCCAGCGCCGAGCAGGTGAAGAACGCGTTTCGCATCCTGATGAGCGATAAGAACGTGAAGGCGGTTCTCATCAATATCTTTGGCGGCATCTTGCGATGCGACACGCTGGCCACCGGCGTGGTCGAGGCTGCCAAGGAACTGGCCCTCTCCATACCCATTGTCGTCCGGATGGAGGGGACAAACGTCGAACGGGGCCGGCAGATCCTCAAGGAATCCGGACTGAACTTCACCGTGGGATTGAATATGAAGGACGCAGCGGAAAAGGTCGTCGCCCTGGCAAGTCATTCTATGCCGGGGGCGAGCGTTCATTAG
- the guaB gene encoding IMP dehydrogenase, translated as MLADRVYEALTFDDVLLLPLRTSVLPTEAQTTTLISRHIKLNIPIVSAAMDTVTEARLAIALAQQGGIGIVHRNMPVERQASEVDKVKRSESGMIVDPITTTPDKKISDALEIMQHYKISGVPVTDKSGTLVGILTNRDLRFETHLDRPISEAMTKRNLITVPVGTTLDQAEEKLHQHRVEKLLVVDKNYKLKGLITVKDIQKKIQYPNSAKDTQGRLRVGAAIGATGDFVERATELVRSKVDLLVIDTAHGHSERVLQAVKTIKKRFPSVDLAAGNIASAQAARDLIRLGVDAIKVGIGPGSICTTRIVTGVGVPQITAITACAGVAHKAGVPLIADGGIKFSGDITKALAAGANAVMIGSLFAGTDESPGETILFQGRSFKSYRGMGSLNAMQLGSGDRYAQERTSGKEMIAEGVEGRVPHKGPLASMVHQLVGGLKSGMGYCGAKTLSELHRKTKFIRITSAGLRESHVHDVIITKEAPNYQLD; from the coding sequence ATGCTAGCTGACAGAGTGTACGAAGCACTTACATTTGATGATGTTTTATTGCTTCCCCTGCGAACGTCCGTTTTGCCCACCGAAGCACAGACCACCACCCTGATTTCCCGTCACATCAAACTGAACATCCCGATTGTCAGTGCGGCCATGGATACGGTCACCGAAGCCCGTCTCGCCATCGCGCTCGCCCAGCAAGGCGGGATCGGGATTGTCCATCGGAACATGCCCGTGGAACGCCAGGCCAGTGAAGTGGACAAGGTGAAACGATCGGAAAGCGGGATGATCGTTGATCCCATTACGACCACGCCGGACAAGAAAATCTCCGATGCCCTGGAAATCATGCAGCATTATAAGATTTCGGGGGTCCCCGTCACGGACAAGTCCGGGACACTGGTGGGCATCCTCACGAACCGCGATCTCCGGTTTGAAACACACCTCGACCGGCCCATCAGCGAGGCCATGACCAAGCGCAACCTCATCACGGTTCCGGTGGGCACGACACTCGACCAAGCGGAAGAGAAATTGCATCAGCATCGAGTAGAAAAGCTGCTCGTGGTCGACAAGAATTACAAGCTGAAGGGGCTCATTACCGTCAAGGACATTCAGAAGAAGATCCAGTATCCGAACTCCGCGAAGGATACGCAGGGCCGTCTGCGTGTGGGCGCCGCCATTGGCGCCACGGGGGATTTCGTGGAGCGGGCCACGGAGCTGGTTCGGTCCAAGGTCGACCTGCTGGTCATTGACACGGCGCACGGGCATTCGGAGAGGGTTCTTCAGGCTGTGAAGACCATCAAGAAACGGTTCCCGTCGGTCGATCTCGCTGCGGGCAACATTGCCTCCGCCCAAGCCGCACGGGATTTGATTCGCCTGGGGGTCGATGCCATCAAAGTCGGCATTGGCCCGGGGTCCATCTGCACCACGCGCATCGTCACCGGCGTGGGGGTTCCGCAGATCACCGCGATCACAGCCTGTGCCGGCGTGGCGCACAAGGCCGGGGTTCCTCTGATTGCGGATGGTGGAATCAAATTTTCAGGGGACATCACGAAAGCGCTGGCAGCAGGGGCGAACGCGGTCATGATCGGAAGCCTGTTCGCGGGCACCGACGAAAGCCCCGGAGAAACGATTCTCTTTCAAGGCCGAAGCTTCAAATCCTACCGTGGCATGGGATCCCTGAACGCCATGCAATTGGGATCGGGCGACCGCTATGCCCAGGAGCGCACGAGCGGGAAGGAAATGATTGCGGAGGGCGTTGAAGGACGCGTCCCTCACAAGGGACCGCTTGCATCCATGGTTCATCAATTGGTGGGTGGACTGAAATCAGGGATGGGGTACTGCGGGGCAAAGACTTTATCGGAATTGCACCGCAAGACGAAGTTCATCCGCATCACGTCCGCAGGGCTCCGCGAGAGCCACGTTCATGATGTCATCATTACCAAGGAAGCTCCCAACTACCAGTTGGATTAG
- a CDS encoding TIGR00300 family protein, which produces MAEFSEEITLEGHIIDSWILPRVFDAVMDLGGTFDLQEIRVGRHKDETSFARLKITADSDVQLQRILTALQDYGAVLVSREDVRTEAAPCDGGLPDDFYSTTHFPTQVRLNGVWVDVTRTEMDLAIVVDRAHSRAHMMPMAEVRKDEAVVVGHEGIRVIPLQRSREREIFSFMASDVSPEKPKRLVIEEIAKQMRETRAHGGKILVVAGPAVVHSGAASFLARMIRAGFVQVLFGGNAIAAHDVEGALLGTSLGVALHSGQPIEGGHRHHMVAINTIRRAGSLRKAVEAGILKEGIMYECIRHHVELVLAGSVRDDGPLPDVIVDMGLAQRQMRAAVQGVEMVLMIATMLHSIATGNMLPASVKVVAVDINPAVVTKLADRGTFQALGLVTDAELFVRELADALGV; this is translated from the coding sequence ATGGCTGAATTTAGCGAAGAGATTACGTTGGAAGGTCACATTATCGACTCGTGGATCCTTCCCCGGGTGTTTGATGCGGTGATGGATCTGGGAGGCACATTCGATTTACAGGAGATTCGGGTGGGCCGGCACAAGGATGAAACCTCCTTCGCCCGGCTTAAGATCACCGCCGACAGCGATGTGCAGTTGCAGCGCATTTTAACGGCCCTGCAGGATTACGGGGCGGTGCTGGTGTCGCGGGAGGATGTCCGCACCGAGGCCGCCCCTTGTGACGGTGGGCTCCCCGACGATTTCTACTCCACCACGCATTTCCCGACTCAGGTCAGGTTGAATGGCGTTTGGGTGGATGTCACGCGGACGGAGATGGACCTGGCGATTGTGGTTGACCGGGCCCACTCGCGGGCTCACATGATGCCGATGGCCGAGGTGCGCAAGGATGAGGCCGTGGTTGTGGGACACGAGGGGATCCGGGTCATTCCGCTGCAGCGTTCCCGGGAGCGTGAAATCTTCTCCTTCATGGCGAGCGACGTGTCGCCGGAAAAACCGAAGCGCCTGGTCATCGAAGAGATCGCCAAGCAGATGCGGGAGACGCGGGCGCATGGGGGGAAGATCCTGGTGGTCGCCGGTCCCGCGGTCGTCCACAGCGGGGCAGCGTCGTTTCTGGCGCGCATGATCCGGGCGGGATTTGTGCAGGTCTTGTTCGGGGGAAACGCAATTGCCGCTCATGATGTGGAGGGGGCCCTTCTCGGCACCTCGCTCGGCGTCGCCCTGCACAGCGGGCAGCCGATTGAAGGCGGACACCGCCATCACATGGTGGCCATCAATACGATCCGGCGGGCCGGCTCACTTCGGAAAGCAGTGGAGGCGGGTATTCTCAAGGAAGGGATCATGTATGAATGCATCCGTCATCACGTCGAACTGGTGCTGGCCGGTTCGGTCCGCGACGACGGGCCCCTCCCCGATGTCATCGTTGACATGGGACTGGCCCAGCGTCAGATGCGGGCCGCTGTTCAGGGCGTTGAGATGGTCCTGATGATCGCCACGATGCTCCACTCCATTGCGACTGGCAACATGTTGCCGGCCTCGGTGAAGGTGGTCGCTGTGGATATCAACCCTGCCGTGGTTACCAAACTGGCGGACCGCGGGACCTTCCAGGCCCTGGGCCTGGTGACCGACGCCGAGTTATTTGTCCGTGAGCTCGCGGACGCGCTCGGGGTGTGA
- a CDS encoding tetratricopeptide repeat protein has product MAAVAPPRPPQEEDVFSRGVKAYSSGDYATAEKLLSSYLNNNPKSMIRDIGLLWYGRTLIALNRFDDARKIAESMDKEFPKSPLTRKLHDELDTSAKGRKPSPGSVAGAKDKTKPVETKPQPAKQEGASKEPAKKPLPPAGRGPVAEAKKEAPKQPASAEGPKKGASSPAAVKTEKLTPAVAAKVSPALSKPQVVKPPAVTAQAKEKQLPKKAETTAKTQPPTKPVPPMAKKEEKPKTTAMAQVQKPGIPAVTQKTKETKAAAPKEAAKPNEPAVLKPAAKTSAASAAITPKTKPGKPGKTAKASEAKKEGVEKAKPKAEEPEEKGVVFLSRRDPFRPLVVRASDEPPSSLPPGKKGLQVNKLLLKGIVKGMDGYYAVVQSASNPAAIFLREKDVLHDGEVLKIYDDRIIFKHFATDQLGKPFEEEITRRLPSGGVL; this is encoded by the coding sequence ATGGCTGCCGTTGCACCGCCTCGGCCTCCTCAAGAGGAGGATGTCTTCTCGCGGGGTGTAAAGGCATACAGTTCTGGCGATTATGCCACCGCCGAGAAATTGCTCTCCTCCTATCTCAACAATAATCCCAAGAGTATGATCCGGGATATTGGATTGCTCTGGTATGGCCGCACGCTCATCGCCCTCAATCGGTTTGACGATGCGCGAAAAATTGCGGAGTCAATGGACAAAGAGTTTCCCAAGAGCCCGCTCACTCGCAAGTTGCACGATGAGTTGGACACTTCCGCCAAAGGCCGGAAACCTTCCCCTGGTTCGGTAGCGGGTGCCAAGGATAAGACGAAACCGGTCGAGACCAAACCTCAACCTGCCAAGCAGGAGGGGGCCAGTAAAGAGCCGGCAAAAAAACCTTTGCCACCTGCCGGAAGAGGCCCGGTGGCGGAAGCCAAGAAAGAAGCCCCCAAACAGCCAGCTTCGGCTGAAGGACCGAAAAAAGGAGCTTCATCCCCAGCGGCAGTCAAGACTGAAAAACTCACACCCGCAGTAGCCGCCAAAGTCAGTCCGGCCCTTTCCAAGCCGCAGGTAGTCAAACCGCCGGCGGTAACGGCTCAGGCCAAGGAAAAACAGCTCCCGAAGAAGGCCGAGACGACAGCAAAGACGCAACCTCCAACAAAGCCTGTTCCTCCCATGGCTAAAAAGGAAGAGAAACCCAAAACCACGGCAATGGCCCAGGTGCAAAAGCCAGGGATCCCAGCAGTGACCCAGAAGACCAAGGAGACGAAAGCAGCGGCGCCCAAGGAAGCTGCAAAACCGAACGAACCGGCGGTTCTCAAGCCTGCCGCCAAGACGTCAGCTGCTTCTGCCGCAATCACGCCAAAGACAAAGCCTGGAAAGCCGGGCAAGACCGCCAAGGCAAGCGAAGCGAAAAAGGAAGGCGTCGAGAAAGCGAAGCCCAAGGCGGAGGAACCTGAAGAAAAGGGAGTTGTATTCCTGAGCCGCCGAGATCCTTTCCGCCCCCTCGTCGTCCGCGCCAGTGATGAGCCTCCCTCAAGCCTTCCGCCCGGCAAGAAGGGGTTGCAGGTCAATAAACTCCTGCTCAAGGGGATCGTCAAGGGCATGGATGGATACTATGCGGTCGTCCAATCAGCCTCAAACCCCGCGGCAATTTTTCTTCGCGAGAAGGATGTTCTGCACGACGGGGAAGTCCTGAAAATTTACGACGACAGGATCATTTTCAAGCACTTCGCGACCGATCAGCTGGGTAAACCTTTCGAAGAGGAAATAACTCGCCGGTTGCCCAGTGGCGGGGTGCTTTGA
- the rapZ gene encoding RNase adapter RapZ: MSPHSHRKTKEPKPPLFFRPEEIQFVVITGLSGSGKGSALKTFEDLGYYCIDNLPIDLIPLFAELSMSSGAEFHQTAMVVDVREGTALRRFPKIYRQLRLMGVSTRLFFLEAATPILVRRYSETRRPHPLTARQAVSQSIAIERKKLKPIRALADAVIDTTTFTVHELRRTIMERFTEQRQHRPLHINTLSFGYRNGVPPMSDLVFDVRFLPNPNFVASYRERTGNDARVRRYVLSFKQTREFLNRLSDLLKFLIPQYVAEGKSYLTIAVGCTGGRHRSVVIANQLDQLFKSLHYRTTLEHRDITNGEK; encoded by the coding sequence GTGTCACCCCATTCCCATCGCAAGACCAAGGAACCCAAGCCGCCCCTGTTTTTCAGGCCCGAGGAAATCCAGTTTGTTGTCATCACCGGCCTAAGCGGGTCCGGAAAGGGATCAGCCCTCAAGACCTTCGAAGACCTCGGCTATTACTGCATCGACAACCTGCCTATTGATTTGATCCCCCTTTTCGCCGAACTAAGCATGAGTTCAGGTGCGGAATTCCATCAGACGGCGATGGTCGTGGATGTGCGTGAAGGGACCGCCTTGCGGCGTTTTCCCAAGATCTACCGCCAGCTGAGGTTGATGGGAGTCAGCACCAGGCTGTTTTTCCTGGAGGCGGCCACGCCCATCCTGGTGCGGCGGTACAGTGAAACCCGCCGCCCCCATCCCCTGACCGCACGGCAAGCCGTCAGCCAGTCGATCGCCATCGAGCGCAAGAAACTGAAGCCGATTCGGGCCCTTGCCGACGCCGTGATCGATACCACCACCTTCACGGTTCATGAACTGAGGCGAACCATTATGGAGCGGTTTACCGAACAGAGACAACATCGGCCCCTCCATATCAACACCCTCAGCTTCGGCTATCGTAACGGCGTGCCCCCGATGAGCGATCTCGTGTTTGACGTCCGGTTCCTTCCGAACCCGAATTTTGTGGCCTCATACCGTGAACGTACAGGGAATGATGCCCGGGTTCGCCGCTACGTGCTTTCGTTTAAACAAACGCGCGAGTTTCTGAATCGCTTGAGCGATCTGCTGAAATTTCTCATTCCCCAATATGTGGCGGAAGGAAAGAGTTATCTGACCATCGCGGTCGGCTGCACCGGCGGCCGGCATCGCTCGGTAGTGATCGCGAACCAACTCGATCAGCTGTTCAAATCGCTCCATTACCGGACCACGCTCGAACACCGGGACATCACGAATGGGGAGAAGTAG
- the raiA gene encoding ribosome-associated translation inhibitor RaiA, protein MQIDYTGRQMDITPAIKEYTEEHLFKLKRILGDQIKAHVILTVEKHRHIAEITAKARLAAFVGVHETTDMYSSILGALEKIEKQAKKSKAKRKESKRRSESLSHVTMNVLDRETVQVSGDGIRIIKTRKFAVKPMSVEEAVQEVNESKDEFLVFRNAESDSINVIYRRSDGHFGLIEPEV, encoded by the coding sequence ATGCAAATCGATTACACGGGTCGTCAGATGGACATTACTCCCGCCATTAAAGAGTACACCGAAGAGCATCTGTTTAAGCTGAAGCGGATATTGGGTGACCAGATCAAGGCCCATGTGATTCTAACTGTGGAAAAGCACCGCCATATTGCAGAAATTACCGCGAAGGCCCGCCTCGCTGCTTTTGTGGGAGTCCACGAGACGACGGATATGTATTCCTCCATACTGGGCGCACTCGAAAAGATTGAGAAACAGGCGAAAAAATCGAAGGCCAAGCGCAAGGAGAGCAAGCGACGATCGGAATCGCTCTCGCATGTCACCATGAACGTGCTGGATCGGGAGACGGTCCAGGTTTCCGGCGACGGGATTCGTATCATCAAAACGCGTAAATTTGCCGTGAAACCCATGTCGGTGGAAGAGGCCGTCCAGGAAGTGAATGAGTCCAAGGACGAGTTCCTCGTGTTCCGAAATGCCGAATCCGATTCAATCAATGTCATCTACCGCCGGAGTGATGGTCATTTTGGACTCATTGAGCCGGAGGTTTAA
- the rpoN gene encoding RNA polymerase factor sigma-54: protein MSSLQPKLSLRIAQKQILTPGLVQMVSILALNNLELGEMIRQEVMENPVLEEIALEGPAPEEEEEGADREARTKAPSERVREKEVIETLPADDSASMGGDFEFSQYFDDYFEPSSTATQSEVIEKPSFENFLSKPQTLADHLSWQLGFAVVEEDVRTAASEIIGNLDEDGLLKATLEEISSSSGLPVELIEQGLKLVQEFDPVGVAARDLRESLLIQLHSLGEPNPLAVTIVENHLRQVQNKQYREIARAVNRPVNAVIAAVEQIKTLDPRPGQRYNKVEPRLIQPDVFFVKVGDTYTIVLNEDDIPQLRLNQTYKKMVEKNASPKDVRDYVRERFGSALQLLKNIEQRKLTILRVCESIVRRQREFLDFGIDQMKPMMIKEVAEELGVHPSTVSRAVAHKYAHTPQGVYELRYFFSEAVGGPMGNETSLVILKRRVKKMIEEEDSQNPLTDEEITRRLNGEGIQVTRRTVAKYREDMKIPSTHQRRIKS from the coding sequence ATGTCGAGCTTACAACCCAAACTGAGCCTTCGAATCGCTCAAAAGCAAATCCTCACTCCTGGCCTGGTCCAGATGGTGTCCATTCTGGCGCTCAACAACCTGGAGCTGGGCGAGATGATCCGTCAGGAGGTCATGGAGAATCCGGTTCTTGAAGAGATCGCGCTGGAAGGTCCCGCGCCGGAAGAGGAGGAAGAGGGAGCGGACCGGGAGGCCCGAACCAAGGCACCTTCGGAACGCGTCCGCGAAAAGGAAGTGATCGAAACTCTGCCCGCCGACGACTCCGCGAGCATGGGCGGGGACTTTGAGTTCAGCCAGTATTTTGACGATTATTTCGAGCCGTCCTCGACAGCCACCCAATCCGAAGTCATCGAGAAACCCTCCTTTGAGAATTTCCTCTCGAAGCCCCAGACGCTGGCTGATCATCTCAGCTGGCAACTTGGTTTTGCGGTGGTGGAGGAGGACGTGCGTACGGCAGCCTCTGAGATCATCGGCAATCTGGATGAGGACGGATTGCTGAAAGCGACGCTGGAGGAGATTTCCTCTTCCAGCGGCCTGCCCGTAGAGCTCATCGAGCAGGGATTAAAGCTGGTCCAGGAATTTGATCCGGTCGGCGTAGCAGCACGCGACCTGAGGGAATCTTTGCTGATCCAGCTGCACAGTTTGGGAGAGCCCAATCCCTTGGCGGTCACCATCGTCGAGAATCACTTGAGGCAGGTGCAGAACAAGCAATACCGCGAGATTGCCCGGGCCGTCAACCGGCCGGTGAATGCGGTCATTGCCGCAGTGGAGCAGATCAAGACGCTCGATCCGCGCCCGGGACAGCGGTACAACAAAGTGGAACCTCGACTCATCCAGCCGGACGTCTTCTTTGTCAAAGTGGGAGACACTTATACCATTGTGCTGAATGAGGACGACATCCCCCAGCTTCGTCTCAACCAGACCTACAAGAAGATGGTCGAGAAGAACGCGTCCCCCAAGGATGTCCGGGATTATGTGCGGGAGCGGTTCGGTTCGGCGCTCCAGCTCCTGAAGAATATCGAGCAGCGTAAGCTGACCATCCTGAGGGTGTGTGAATCGATTGTCCGCCGGCAGCGCGAGTTTCTGGACTTCGGCATCGACCAAATGAAGCCCATGATGATCAAGGAAGTGGCGGAAGAGCTGGGGGTGCACCCCTCCACCGTCAGCCGCGCCGTGGCGCATAAGTACGCGCATACCCCGCAGGGGGTGTACGAGTTGCGTTATTTCTTCTCGGAAGCCGTCGGCGGGCCCATGGGGAACGAGACGTCGCTCGTGATTTTGAAGCGACGCGTCAAGAAGATGATCGAAGAAGAGGATTCCCAGAATCCATTAACCGACGAGGAGATCACCCGGCGGCTCAATGGCGAAGGAATCCAGGTGACTCGACGCACGGTGGCCAAGTACCGCGAGGATATGAAGATTCCCTCAACCCATCAGCGACGCATCAAAAGTTAG
- the lptB gene encoding LPS export ABC transporter ATP-binding protein — MTSNRTPANSSSSNGSQVLRTIEINKSFRGRRVVNSVNLEVTQGEVVGLLGPNGAGKTTTFHIIVGLTLPDSGSVKLNSEDITRLPMFLRARNGISYLPQETSIFRKLTVEENLLSILEMLPLSAYERRHRCENLLEDLGITQVRRSYGYTLSGGERRRVEIARSLVISPSFILLDEPFAGIDPQAVDDIQKIISHLKTRKIGVLMTDHNVRETLRVTDRAYIIHDGKIFRVGTPDGLSNDPDVRRVYLGDNFSLS; from the coding sequence ATGACGTCGAACCGAACTCCCGCCAACAGTTCGTCATCGAACGGCTCCCAGGTCCTCCGGACAATCGAGATTAACAAGTCGTTTCGAGGTCGCCGTGTAGTGAATTCCGTGAACCTGGAAGTAACGCAGGGAGAGGTTGTCGGGCTGTTGGGCCCGAACGGGGCGGGGAAGACCACGACATTTCACATTATCGTGGGCCTGACCCTGCCGGACTCGGGCAGCGTGAAGCTCAACAGCGAGGATATCACCCGGCTGCCGATGTTTCTGCGGGCCCGCAATGGGATCAGCTATCTGCCGCAGGAGACTTCCATCTTCCGGAAGTTGACCGTCGAAGAGAATCTGCTGTCAATCCTGGAAATGCTGCCCCTGTCTGCCTATGAGCGCCGTCACCGGTGCGAAAACCTGCTCGAGGATCTCGGCATTACCCAGGTGCGTCGGAGCTACGGGTACACCCTTTCGGGGGGCGAGCGTCGCCGCGTGGAAATCGCCCGGTCACTGGTCATCTCACCGTCCTTCATCCTGCTGGACGAGCCCTTTGCGGGCATCGACCCCCAGGCGGTCGATGACATCCAGAAGATCATCTCCCATCTCAAGACCCGGAAGATCGGGGTTCTGATGACTGATCATAATGTCCGTGAAACCCTGCGCGTGACCGATCGGGCTTATATCATTCACGACGGGAAGATCTTTCGGGTGGGCACTCCGGATGGGTTGTCCAATGATCCCGATGTTCGGCGCGTCTACCTGGGCGATAATTTCTCGTTGAGTTGA